ATTGAGAAGAAGATCCATACAGTTAAACCAACTGTTGCAGTTGCAACGAAGAAACTGTATATCATAGTAAGAATTTGAACTCTTCCTTCTCCTTCTTTTAAGTGCATGAACATAATTAATTGTAACAACGCTTGCGCAACAGCCATTATGATAATAGTTGTTAAGATCGTTGAAAGTGGCAGGTTTGTATAAAGTGCCACGTATAGAGCTAGAAACGTTAGTGCAAGCGATAAAATAAATCCGAAAACGTGTGACCAAGGGAATCCGCTATGCGCATGCCCGTTTGCTTGGTTGTTATTTTGACTCATTTACGCCACCATCCCGTTCAAGTAAACTAGTGTGTAAATAAATACCCAAACAAGATCAAGGAAATGCCAGTATAAGCTGATAATGAATACTTTACGAGCTGTAACTGGTGTTAAACCTCGTTTTAAAATTTGGATAATAACACAAATCGCCCAAATGATACCGCCTGTTACGTGGGCTCCGTGCGTTCCAAGAAGAACGAAGAATCCAGATAAGAAAGCACTTGTTTGAATTGTCGCGCCTTCACCAATATACATAATGAACTCTTCGATTTCGAAGAATAGGAAACCTGCACCTAAAAGTAATGTAAGGATGAACCATCCAAGCATTGCTTTTTGGTTATGCTTACGCATTTCGTGAATTACGATACCACATGTGAAACTACTTGTTAAAAGTAGTAATGTTTGAATTAAAAGCGTTTTAAGTTCAAACAGTTGTGCTGGTGTTGGGCCATCTGCCGTACGACCAGCAAGTACTAGATAAGAGGCGAAAAGTGTTGCGAACAGCATAATTTCAGCCCCAAGAAAAATCCAGAATCCTAGGATATTCAATCTGCTTTGTTCGGATTGATATTCCAAAGGTAAGCTTTTGTCTAAAGCCGCCATATCATTTCACCTCTCATGCTACATGTTCTGATTTTTTAATTTCATCAACACTGATATAGTAACCGTCATCGTAATCGAATGAACGATAGATTAAGCAAGCTAAAATACCAACGCCGCCGATTGCTGCAAGCCAGAACCAGCTAAATACTAATGCGAAACCTGCAAGACCGAAGAATAAAGACGCAATAATAGGCACACCAGAGTTACTTGGCATGTGAATTGGTTTAATATCTTCTGCTGCTGGTGTAACTGTTTCTCCGCGTTTCTTCATGTACCAGAAAGCATCAGCTTCTTTGATTTCAGGAAGTTGTGCGAAGTTGTAATGTTGTACAGGAGATTGAGTTGCCCATTCAAGTGTACGGCCATCCCATGGATCTCCAGTTGTGTCACGTTCACCGTGACGAGCACTCCAAATTACGTTGTAACAAAGAAGTATGAAACCAATACCCATCATTACCGCACCAACAGATGCGATTTGGTTTAGCCATCCCCATCCAAGACTTTCAGAGTAAGTGTACATACGACGAGTCATACCGTCTAAACCTAAGAAGTACATTGGGAAGAAACAGATGTTGAATCCGCTCATAAAGATCCAGAATGTCCATTTACCTAGGCGTTCATTTAACATATGACCAGTCATTTTTGGATACCAGAATGTGAATCCAGCAAGCATAGCAAATACTGTACCTGCGATTAATACGTAGTGGAAGTGAGCGATTAGGAAGTAGCTGTTATGGTACTGATAATCAGCTGCTGCCATACCAAGCATAACCCCTGTAACCCCACCGACTACGAAGTTTGGAATAAATGCCAATGACCAAAGCATTGGAACTGTAAAACGAATACGTCCTTTATACAGTGTAAACAACCAGTTAAAGATCTTAACACCGGTTGGAATCGAAATCGCCATTGTCGAAATCGAGAAGAATGAGTTAACCGCTGGACCTGCACCCATCGTGAAGAAGTGGTGAAGCCATACGACGAAACTTAGTAAAGAAATTGCAACCATTGAGTATACCATCGCACTGTAACCGAATAGACGTTTACGTGAGAATGTACTAATGATTTCAGAGAAAATACCGAATGCCGGTAAAATAACGATATATACTTCAGGGTGACCCCATACCCAGAATAGGTTGGCCCATAACATCGGCATACCGCCGCTCGCCATCGTAAAGAAGTGAGCATCGAATAGACGGTCAAATGTCATTAATGCAAGAGCAACTGTCAATACTGGGAAAGCGAAAATAATGATAATTGTTGTAATTAAGATTGACCAAGTAAACATTGGCATTCTCATTAAAGTCATACCAGGTGTACGCATTTTTAAGATAGTAACAAGGAAGTTAATACCTGTCATTAACGTACCGAGACCTGAAATCTGTAATGCAATTGCGTAGTAGTTATTTCCTACACCAGAAGTAAACTCTGTACCTGCCATTGGGAAGTAAGAAGTCCACCCAGCGTCTGGAGAACCACCGATTACGAAAGCGATGTTGAATAACATTGCTCCGACAAAGAATAACCAGAAACTTAAAGCATTTAAGAACGGATATGCAACGTCACGAGCACCAATTTGTAATGGTACTACAAGGTTCATTAATCCCATAACGAATGGCATCGCCATGAAAAGAATCATAACTGTACCGTGTGTTGTGAAGATTCCGTTATAGTGTTCAGCATTTAAATAAGTTGTTTCTGGGAATGTTAACTGTGCACGGATCATTAAACCGTCCATACCACCACGGAATAACATGATAACCGCAGAGATAATATACATGGCCCCAATCTTTTTATGGTCAACAGTTGTTAACCATTCGTCCCAAAGCCATTTCCATTTTTTATACTTTGTTAGTACGAAAATGATTGCTAATGTCACAAGAACGATAGAAGCGTCTGCACCGTAAATAATCGGGTCACCTGTGACAAAGAATTCATCAAGCTTCACTGTGTTCACTCCAATCTGTTGGAATTATAGCTATTATTTTTTGTTTTTGTAGTAGTTGTAATCACAATATTCAAGTGATTTTGGATCAACATAACTTAAGTGATGACTAGAGAATGTCATACGACCAACTACACCAGGTTTAACAATTTCGTTGTACTTATCTTCTGTTAGTTTAGGAGCAGTTTGTTGTACTTCTTTAACCCACTTGTCATATTTCTCTTTAGTTTTTGCTTCAACTTCGAACTCCATGTGAGTGAATCCTTCACCAGAGAAGTTCGCGCTACGGCCTAGGTAAGAACCTGGCTTATCAGCTTGTAAATAAAGGTCCATAATCATGCCATCCATAGTGTACTTCATACCACCAAGTTCTGGTACCCAGAAAGCATTCATTGGGCCGACAGAAGTCAGTTTGAATTGAATTGGTACACCAGCTGGGATGTTTAAATAGTTAACGGTTTCAATTTTTTCCTCTGGGTAACTGAATAACCATTTCCAGTTTGCAGATGTAACATAAATCTCCACTGGTTTAATATGTTTGGACTCTTTCGGAACCTCTTCCGAAGCATAAGTTGCTTTTACTGTTGGAATCGATAATGCGATAACGATAATAACAGGAACAAGCGTCCAAATGATTTCTAATAATGTGTTACCGTGTTGTTCAGGTGGCTCATAGTCCATATTCTCTGGTTTTTCACGATAACGAATCAAGATGACTGTAAACAAGATGAATACAATTGCGATAATTAATGACATAAGCAAGAATGACCAAACAATTAAATCATACTGTGCTTTTGCAACAGGTCCTTGCGGATTTAATACTGCGAGTTTTTTATCACAGCCACCGAGGAACAGAAGTAATGATAACGGAAGAAGCGAAGCCAGCTTCCAAAACGTTTTCTTTAGTTGCACGATTGAAAATCTCCTTTCTCCTTGGATTGAAACTATGCCAATAAAACAATATAAACCTATTAATTTATAGATGGCAATAGTTTTTGTGATATTGTTAAAAAATAGACACAAATGCACGCTTTTTAAGGTGAATATCATTTGTAACTTGATAACATTGTAAACCATTTTCCAGTGAAAAACGTGATTGTGAAAATTTTAAGATAAATAAAGTTATACCAAGATATCCAATAAATAGAAAAAAGCTATCTTATGATAAGGAAGATAGCTGAATATTTCGTATATTTAGTTTACTTCTTTTTTTAGACTTATTTGTTGTTCAAATGTGACAACTTTTTTATATTTAACTCGGTATAAAATGTAACAAATGATCATAAATGGAATACCGCAATAAAGAGCAATTCTCTGATCTGGAATGAAAGCTAAACTTACAAATGTAATGAAATTGAGTGAGAATGCTACGATTGGAACTAATGGATAAAGTGGTGTGCGATATTTTAAATCATTAATGTCTCCGCCGTTTTTTAAGAAGTTTCTACGGAAGAAAAACTGTGAAGCTGCGATTGACATCCAAACTACGACAGCGGCCATAGCTGCAATAGATGTTAAAACTAAAAAGACAGTATCTGCTGCAAATATACTTGTTAATAGAGACAAGCTCGCAAAGATTAGACTGAAAATTAATGCGTTCAGTGGCACACCCTTTTTAGTTAACTTCGTAAAAGCTGGACTTGCCATTCCTTGTTTTGCCATCGCCCAAAGCATACGTGAATTTGCATATAGACCAGAGTTGGCTACGGATAATACAGCTGTAATAATAACAAAGTTCATAATGTCTGCTGCATATGGAACACCAGCTACATCAAATACAAGTACAAATGGACTTTCGACTAGATTAGCCTCTTGCCACGGGAGTAAACCTACAACAACTGATATGGCTAGGACGAAGAAGAATAGCGTTCGCCAAATGGTATTTTTGATTGCTTTTGGAATTGTTTTTTCAGGATTCTCACTTTCTCCTGAAGCGATTCCGATTAATTCTGTTCCTTGGAAAGAATAATTCACTGTAATCATCGTAAGAAGAACAGCCAATGCACCATTCGGAAATAATCCGCCATTTTCAGTGAAATTGTGAAGCATTGGAGCTGGTTTTCCGTTAAAGTCTAGTAGGCCGAACATAACTGCACCACCCAGTACGATGAAAATAACGATGGTTGCGACTTTTACACTAGCGAACCAAAATTCTGCTTCTGCATATGCTTTTGCTGATAGAGCGTTTACAAGAAAGAGTGCTGCCGCAAATGTAACACACCAAATCCACGAAGAAACATCTGGAAACCAGCGTTTCATTAAAATACTTACAGTTGTTAACTCTACTCCAACTGTAACAGCCCAATTCAACCAATACATCCAACCGACAACAAAACCAAAACCAGGTGAAATAAATTTGCTTGCATAGCTTTGGAATGAACCTGCTTCTGGCATAGCAACGGATAATTCACCAAGACATAACATCGTTAAATACATAACAAATCCACCGACTAAAAATGCAAGAATAGCACCACCAGGACCGGCGTTATGGACGATTTGACCTGATCCCATAAACAGGCCCGTTCCAATCACTCCACCGAGTGCAATCATAAATAGGTGTCTACTTTTCATTGTTCGTTTTAAATCTGTTTGTTCTACTTGTTGATTCATATGCCCCTCACCCCGTTATTTTCTGTATGTATGAACTGATTTTCATTCCGAGTTTTTAATCATTAGTGGGGGATATGACACATACTCGGTTTATTTACTATGAAATGAATGGAGTATGTAAAAAGCGAACTATGACTAAGTACTCTAAGAATGTTTTTATTAACAAAGTGATATCTTCACCATGTTAATTATTTCGATTTTAGCAAAAAAATTCAGAAAAGTATATTGTTTTTTCTCTTTATTAAAAATAATTAGAATTTTCCCGATAGTAAAAGTGTGAACAATAATTCACATAATCTTTCTAGCAAACTAGTAAGAAGAAAGGTACAATGATAGAAGGTATGTCTGTAAAATAATAATTACTGGAGTTTTGTTTAAAATGAAAAAGTTAAAATATCTTTTTGTTTTTGGAATTATATTTGCTGCCGCGTTTTTTATAGCGAAAGATAAAATTATACAAAAGGCGCAAGTGCTACGCTTAGATTTTCTATCTGAAATGAAAGAAGCGGCTATGATTGAAAATGTTCCGTTTATAAAACAGTTACCAGAATTACCTCGTGGATGTGAAGTGACAAGCTTAGCTATGTTACTACAATATAAAGGTGTGCAAGTAGATAAGATGCAACTTGCTAGTGAAATTCATCGAGTTCCATTTGAACAAGATGGTTTGCGTGGAAATCCTTATGAGGGATTTGTTGGAAATATTTATACGAAAGCTGAACCAGGATATGGTGTGTACAATAAACCAATCTTTAATTTAGCAGAAAAATATGTTTCCGAAAAAGTAATTAATTTAACAGATAGAGACGTGAATGATCTATATAAGGTAATTAGTTCTGGTTCTCCAGTATGGGTTATTATTAATACAACGTTTAAGCCGCTAGCTGAAAGTAGTTTTGAAACATGGAATACAAGTTCTGGTGAAGTGAAAATTACATATTTTGAGCATAGTGTAGTAGTGGTTGGATACGATCAAAACTTTGTATATGTAAATGATCCTCTAAAAAACAATCCGCGTTTCGCTGTTCCACGAGCAGAGTTTGAGAAAGCATGGGATCAAATGGGGAAACAAGCGATCACTATTTTATAATAATGAAAAGTCATCTTTTTGATGGCTTTTTATTTTTAAATGTTTATAACGGAAAATTCAGAAGATTCTTTCAAAACCTAACAATTCACGTTATAATAACATTTAACTTGGTGAAGAAGGGGAGAAGAGAAATGGATGTAGCGAAGGAACTAGTTGTATCGAAAAATCAATTGATTGAGTGGAGAAGGCATTTTCATAAGTACCCAGAGTTATCTTTTCAAGAAGAAAAAACATCACAGTTTGTATTCGACATACTTCGGAAAATCCCACATTTAGAAGTGTCAAGACCTACTAAATATAGTGTAATGGCAAGATTAATTGGTAAGCAACCTGGTAAAACCATCGCGGTTCGTGCTGACATGGATGCTCTTCCTATTCATGAAGAAAATGAATTTGACTTTATTTCTGAATATCCAGGTGTGATGCATGCATGTGGCCATGATGGGCATATAGCGATATTACTTGGAGTTGTACATAAGTTAGTAGAGGAAAGAGAGAAGGTTAAAGGGGAGGTTCGTTTTCTCTTCCAACATGCAGAAGAAAACTTTCCTGGCGGTGCAGAAGAAATGGTTACAGCGGGTGTAATGGAAGGTGTGGATTATATTATTGGTGCTCACCTTTGGGCATCGTTACAGGTGGGGAAAATAGGTATAATTTATGGTCCGGCAATGGCTGCTCCGGATGTTTTTAAAATTACAATAGAAGGAAAAGGGGGACATGCTGGAATTCCTCATGAAACGGTTGATAGTATTGCAATCGGTACACAAGTCGTTTCGCAACTTCAGCAAATTGTATCTCGCCTCACGAACCCGTTAGATTCCCTTGTAGTATCTGTTACGCAATTTCATGCTGGGACAACCCATAATGTGATTCCAGAACAAGCGGAGATTGAAGGGACAGTGCGGAGTTTAAGACATGAGTTACGAGAAGAAACAGAGAAACGGATTGAACAGATCGTGAAGCATGTGACGGAAGCGTATGGAGCGAAATATACGTTTGCTTATGAATATGGATATCGCCCAGTCGTAAATAATTATGAAGTTACAGAGATTATTGAGCAAACAGCATTACAGCTTTATGGAAGGGAACGAGTTACTCGTTTACAGCCAACGATGGCTGGAGAAGATTTTTCAGCGTTTTTACAAAAGGCACCAGGGACATTCTTTTTTATCGGAGCAGGAAATAAAGAGAAAGGAATTATATATCCTCACCATCATCCTCGTTTTACGATTGATGAAGATGCATTACCAATTGGCGTGGAAGTTTTTGTATCGTCCATTATAAATTTCATAAGTAAAGGAGAATGAGATGAAGAAAATACATCTATTAGCGCTTATTCCAGTTTTTTGTTTAGTTATTGGACCCGTATTTGCTAATTCAGTTACTCCTTACATATTAGGGATGCCATTTTTATTATTTTGGATATTATTATCGGTGCTCATTACGTCTCTTTGTATGGGGATTGTGTACGTATTTGATCCTGCGAATAAGGGGGATGTAAAATGACCGCATTACTTATCGTTATTTTATTTTTGTTTCTTGCACTATTTTTAGGAATTCGAGCGCAACATGGAAAAGATATGAATTTAGAGCAATGGTCAGTTGGAGGGAGAGGCTTTGGCACTATTTTTGTTTTTCTTCTTATGGCAGGTGAAATTTATACGACATTCACATTTTTAGGCGGAAGTGGATGGGCGTATAGTAAAGGAGCGCCTACTTTTTATATTTTAGGTTATGGCGCATTAGCTTATATTTTATCTTACTTTTTATTACCACCAGTTTGGAAGTATGCGAAAGAGCATAATCTTGTTTCGCAGCCAGATTTTTTTGTGAAGAAATATAAGAGTCAGACACTTGGCATTATCGTTTCTATCATTGGGGTTATTTCGATTATCCCATACCTTGTTTTACAGTTAAAAGGATTAGGGATTATCGTTTCGGAAGCATCTTACGGAAGGGTATCACCAGTTATTGCAGTGTGGATTGGTGCAATTGTCATAACGATATATGTAATGGTTTCAGGTATACACGGCTCTGCTTGGACGGCCGCTTTGAAGGATATTATGATACTGTTTATCGTTATGTTTTTAGGTATATATTTACCGTACCATTATTATGGAGGATTTCAGCCGATGTTTGAAGCTGTAGAAGCAGCAAAACCAGGTTTTTTATCTTTACCTGATGAAGGAATGAGCATTTCTTGGTTTGTTTCTACTATTGTATTAACAGCTCTCGGTTTTTATATGTGGCCCCATACATTCGCTTCTGCTTTCTCTGCCAAAAACGAAAAAGTATTTCGTAAAAATGCGGCCATTATGCCACTTTATTCTTTAGTTTTACTTTTCGTATTCTTTGCAGGTTTTGCTGCTATACTGCAAGTGCCTGGATTAAAGGGAGGGGATGTAGACCTTTCGTTATTCCGTCTGGCTCTTCAAACTTTTGATCCGTGGTTTATTGGGATTATTGGTAGTGCTGGGGTTTTAACCGCATTAGTTCCGGGTTCCATGCTTGTCATGGCCGCTTCTACATTATTAGCGAAAAATATGTACCGAACAATGGTCCCATCTGCTTCGGATCGACAAGTTGCAAAAGCAGCGAAATTATTTGTTCCTGTAGTAACGCTTGTAGCTGTTTTGTTCACTTTTAAAGGTGGAGAAACGATAGGAGCACTTCTTTTAATGGGATATAGTATAGTGACACAACTTTTCCCTG
This Bacillus paramycoides DNA region includes the following protein-coding sequences:
- the qoxD gene encoding cytochrome aa3 quinol oxidase subunit IV; protein product: MSQNNNQANGHAHSGFPWSHVFGFILSLALTFLALYVALYTNLPLSTILTTIIIMAVAQALLQLIMFMHLKEGEGRVQILTMIYSFFVATATVGLTVWIFFSM
- the qoxC gene encoding cytochrome aa3 quinol oxidase subunit III → MAALDKSLPLEYQSEQSRLNILGFWIFLGAEIMLFATLFASYLVLAGRTADGPTPAQLFELKTLLIQTLLLLTSSFTCGIVIHEMRKHNQKAMLGWFILTLLLGAGFLFFEIEEFIMYIGEGATIQTSAFLSGFFVLLGTHGAHVTGGIIWAICVIIQILKRGLTPVTARKVFIISLYWHFLDLVWVFIYTLVYLNGMVA
- the qoxB gene encoding cytochrome aa3 quinol oxidase subunit I — its product is MKLDEFFVTGDPIIYGADASIVLVTLAIIFVLTKYKKWKWLWDEWLTTVDHKKIGAMYIISAVIMLFRGGMDGLMIRAQLTFPETTYLNAEHYNGIFTTHGTVMILFMAMPFVMGLMNLVVPLQIGARDVAYPFLNALSFWLFFVGAMLFNIAFVIGGSPDAGWTSYFPMAGTEFTSGVGNNYYAIALQISGLGTLMTGINFLVTILKMRTPGMTLMRMPMFTWSILITTIIIIFAFPVLTVALALMTFDRLFDAHFFTMASGGMPMLWANLFWVWGHPEVYIVILPAFGIFSEIISTFSRKRLFGYSAMVYSMVAISLLSFVVWLHHFFTMGAGPAVNSFFSISTMAISIPTGVKIFNWLFTLYKGRIRFTVPMLWSLAFIPNFVVGGVTGVMLGMAAADYQYHNSYFLIAHFHYVLIAGTVFAMLAGFTFWYPKMTGHMLNERLGKWTFWIFMSGFNICFFPMYFLGLDGMTRRMYTYSESLGWGWLNQIASVGAVMMGIGFILLCYNVIWSARHGERDTTGDPWDGRTLEWATQSPVQHYNFAQLPEIKEADAFWYMKKRGETVTPAAEDIKPIHMPSNSGVPIIASLFFGLAGFALVFSWFWLAAIGGVGILACLIYRSFDYDDGYYISVDEIKKSEHVA
- a CDS encoding cytochrome aa3 quinol oxidase subunit II; its protein translation is MQLKKTFWKLASLLPLSLLLFLGGCDKKLAVLNPQGPVAKAQYDLIVWSFLLMSLIIAIVFILFTVILIRYREKPENMDYEPPEQHGNTLLEIIWTLVPVIIVIALSIPTVKATYASEEVPKESKHIKPVEIYVTSANWKWLFSYPEEKIETVNYLNIPAGVPIQFKLTSVGPMNAFWVPELGGMKYTMDGMIMDLYLQADKPGSYLGRSANFSGEGFTHMEFEVEAKTKEKYDKWVKEVQQTAPKLTEDKYNEIVKPGVVGRMTFSSHHLSYVDPKSLEYCDYNYYKNKK
- a CDS encoding amino acid permease, encoding MNQQVEQTDLKRTMKSRHLFMIALGGVIGTGLFMGSGQIVHNAGPGGAILAFLVGGFVMYLTMLCLGELSVAMPEAGSFQSYASKFISPGFGFVVGWMYWLNWAVTVGVELTTVSILMKRWFPDVSSWIWCVTFAAALFLVNALSAKAYAEAEFWFASVKVATIVIFIVLGGAVMFGLLDFNGKPAPMLHNFTENGGLFPNGALAVLLTMITVNYSFQGTELIGIASGESENPEKTIPKAIKNTIWRTLFFFVLAISVVVGLLPWQEANLVESPFVLVFDVAGVPYAADIMNFVIITAVLSVANSGLYANSRMLWAMAKQGMASPAFTKLTKKGVPLNALIFSLIFASLSLLTSIFAADTVFLVLTSIAAMAAVVVWMSIAASQFFFRRNFLKNGGDINDLKYRTPLYPLVPIVAFSLNFITFVSLAFIPDQRIALYCGIPFMIICYILYRVKYKKVVTFEQQISLKKEVN
- a CDS encoding C39 family peptidase translates to MKKLKYLFVFGIIFAAAFFIAKDKIIQKAQVLRLDFLSEMKEAAMIENVPFIKQLPELPRGCEVTSLAMLLQYKGVQVDKMQLASEIHRVPFEQDGLRGNPYEGFVGNIYTKAEPGYGVYNKPIFNLAEKYVSEKVINLTDRDVNDLYKVISSGSPVWVIINTTFKPLAESSFETWNTSSGEVKITYFEHSVVVVGYDQNFVYVNDPLKNNPRFAVPRAEFEKAWDQMGKQAITIL
- a CDS encoding amidohydrolase; translated protein: MDVAKELVVSKNQLIEWRRHFHKYPELSFQEEKTSQFVFDILRKIPHLEVSRPTKYSVMARLIGKQPGKTIAVRADMDALPIHEENEFDFISEYPGVMHACGHDGHIAILLGVVHKLVEEREKVKGEVRFLFQHAEENFPGGAEEMVTAGVMEGVDYIIGAHLWASLQVGKIGIIYGPAMAAPDVFKITIEGKGGHAGIPHETVDSIAIGTQVVSQLQQIVSRLTNPLDSLVVSVTQFHAGTTHNVIPEQAEIEGTVRSLRHELREETEKRIEQIVKHVTEAYGAKYTFAYEYGYRPVVNNYEVTEIIEQTALQLYGRERVTRLQPTMAGEDFSAFLQKAPGTFFFIGAGNKEKGIIYPHHHPRFTIDEDALPIGVEVFVSSIINFISKGE
- a CDS encoding DUF3311 domain-containing protein, whose amino-acid sequence is MKKIHLLALIPVFCLVIGPVFANSVTPYILGMPFLLFWILLSVLITSLCMGIVYVFDPANKGDVK
- a CDS encoding sodium:solute symporter family protein, whose translation is MTALLIVILFLFLALFLGIRAQHGKDMNLEQWSVGGRGFGTIFVFLLMAGEIYTTFTFLGGSGWAYSKGAPTFYILGYGALAYILSYFLLPPVWKYAKEHNLVSQPDFFVKKYKSQTLGIIVSIIGVISIIPYLVLQLKGLGIIVSEASYGRVSPVIAVWIGAIVITIYVMVSGIHGSAWTAALKDIMILFIVMFLGIYLPYHYYGGFQPMFEAVEAAKPGFLSLPDEGMSISWFVSTIVLTALGFYMWPHTFASAFSAKNEKVFRKNAAIMPLYSLVLLFVFFAGFAAILQVPGLKGGDVDLSLFRLALQTFDPWFIGIIGSAGVLTALVPGSMLVMAASTLLAKNMYRTMVPSASDRQVAKAAKLFVPVVTLVAVLFTFKGGETIGALLLMGYSIVTQLFPALVCSLFPRQVITKQGAIAGMGIGLLVVAYITLSGSTIATMFPSFPQYIKDLNVGIVALLMNMLVMFIVSGFTKNVSLKADNIIVEK